Within the Cryptococcus neoformans var. neoformans B-3501A chromosome 1, whole genome shotgun sequence genome, the region ATACAATCAATGTCCCGATTTCAACCAAAGCAGCTACACAGGGCGCAAGAAAGtacaaaaagaaaacacgAAGAGCACGGATTCGGAGTCATGACCATGGATACATAATTATGCTACGCTTTTAGACTTCTATTTCTCCTCAACAATCTTGTTAATCAAGGTACCAACACCATGGGAAACAAATACTCGGAACTCGTCGCCATCCTTGAGAGTGATTCGTGGAGTAGATGACCATCCGACACCGGCAGGGGTACTATCACAAACGCGTCAGATAACGGTATTAACGGTGACAAAAATGGGGACCTACCcagtgatgatgatcgtACCAGCAGGAAGAGTGGTACCttgggaaaggaaagaaacaaTCTTGGGAACAGAAAAGATCAAGTCACTATACATACAAGTTAGTTCCGCCAGAATACAATCACGAACAATCTACTCACTCGAGGCGGCTAGATTGGACTGTCTTTCCGTTAAGAGAGCCCTCAATCTTGACATCGGAGAACTTGTTGGCTTGGTTCTTGTTGACGAGGGCCGGACCAATAGGGCAAGCGCCGTCGAAAGACTTGGAATAACACCATTGAGACTGGGCGAACTGAGCTTCTCGGGAGGAAACGTCGTTGGCGGCGGTAAAACTTTGCAGAGTCAGCCAGGAAGCTATCATTTTTTAAAAACTGCATGGGCTCACCCAAGGACGTAGTCAAGAGCCTCCTCTTCGGAAACGTTCTTGGCATCCTTGCCAATCACGAATGCGACTTCCGACTCGAAATCAGCAGAGTTGGAAGCGACAAAAGCCTTGGGGATAATGGtaggggaaggaaagggatcGGCGAGAGATGTAGAAGGCTTCATAAAAAGGGTGGGGATATCGGGCATGGGAAGATTGACCTCCTTAGCGTGGTTAACGTACTAGAAACAACCACCGACGATCAGCCTCACAACATCCAAAAACATTCGAAATTCTCTTGAAAAGAACTCACATTCAGACCGATACATCGTATCGTGCCGACTTCAGACTGGGCTAATGGGCTCAAAAGCCTCTCGACAATTTCCTTTTTGCCAGTCTTCTCTCCGGGGTTGAGGACAGAAGTACCAGAGAACACCTCAATTTCGACAGGTTTTGACTCGTACGCGGCGAGACCGATGTCGAGGTCGGCGTTGACCGGTTCACCAATAAGCggtgtggaggaggatttggGGACGAATCGAACAAgtcgagagaaggaggacatGGCTCTGATGTTGTGTATAGGAGAAAAAGCAGGTCGAATCAGAGTAGTTATACAGGGGAGCATTATCTGAACGAGCAGAGAGGGAAGCACGTCAGTTTGGTTCAAAATATAGCAAAATCGCAATCGCCCACAACTCGGTCGGCCCGGGTTATGCCGTAATATCCTGCGGGGGGAGGAGGCCCCAAGGTCTGGCGGACTCCTTTTTTGATAACCCGCGGTTTGATCGCCGCTGTTTATTCGCCATCTCCGCAGGGCGGGACGGGATCAGCTGCCGGTTGCTTTGTGGGCTGGCAAGAGCGGGTGCAAAGAAGCAGCCTGAAAGACAACTGGCAGCAACTAAATTACGCACGCATCCACTATGCCGCAGCCGAAGGATCTTTCAGGTGGATCGGCAGCCCTATGTCACTTTTATAATAATTCAATCTCCAGCTTTTGAATTGCGTTTCCATCCATGTTCACTCGTCTTTCTCGCCCTGCCACCCGCATTACCAGCACATACATCACCACCAGAGCCATGtccaccccttcttccactcctgTTAACCTCATTTCTGTCAACACTGCCCCTGACAGGGCCAACAAGGTCATTGGTACCGTCATTGAGAACGTCAAGGACAAGTACAGCATCATCCACGCCGGTAACTCTACCAGTGAGTATTATTAGAGCGAAGGAGTAAGAAGGAAGGCTGAATGCAAGATAGCCATTGAGGGCGTGAAGCCTCTCCTCGAGTCAACTCAACCCCCTCCCGGTATCCTCGTGAGTCTATTTCCGTCACGCGCGACTCGGCACTTGACGCTGACCCTTTCGTCTAGTTCTGTGCTTCCATGGTGTGTGCATTTTATATAGGTATCTCAACCTTTGCTAACCCCAAGCTAGTGGACTCCTGaacaacaagaagagatccAGCGAATTGCACGAGAGACTATCCCCGGTATCAAGACGCATGCTATCCCCACTGGTTTGCAAGTCCAGGTCGGCCCTGAAGGTATCGTCAAGTACTTGATGGAGAGGATCGACGAGATCATGACTCAGAAATAGATTTGGAAACGGCATATTGCATGAATAACGGGTATTTGGGAAATATCAACGGACAGCGGAGCAGCAGGTACGGAAAGGTCTACTAAGAATTTCCAGTTTGGTGAAATAGACACTCATTATAAATGGCACGCTGATAGAATGTCCACCAAAATGGCCTGCTTTCGAGCATGGAGCTACATTGTGACGTGCATGATAATTCTATGATACACTAAACAACAGGTGAACGGCCGAACTAATTGCCTATACTACCAAACGGGAAAAGATGTTTCCTGTACCAACCCCGCGTCAGCTCAAGAAGGTCAAACCTCAAACTTGGAGATAACTCACCAAaagtcatcatcgtcagcaGGGAAGATGTCATTGTACTCTTTATTCGGTTGGATGCCTGGCACTGTGCCCATCTCTTGTGCATCTTCCAGCGAAGTCGCATTCATAGGTCCGGCGCcagcaggaggaggcaCATACCCGTTTGGCTGACTCCACAGATATCCTTGAATCATCTCTTGCGCACTTGAAGGTGCCCAGTTTTGAGGGCTAGTTTGATCTGCCGCAACAGCAGAACCAGAGTTTGACAATGTTTTTTGTTGAGTATGCTGGGAGGTGGAAGTAGCGTCGACAGAAGTGTGGGGATATGGTTCAGTCATGAAGGATGCGAGTTGCCATTCGGGGGATACCCCGCTGAGAAGATGCTTGAGGAGACGGTGTGTATAGGCGGCCATGTCGTCGGAAGAGCAAGACGCTTCTTCGATTGAGAACTGGATGTCGGAGAGGGTACGGATGACGCGTGCGCGGTCGGCAGAGGTCATCGGTGAAATGTTCTAATTTGTTATGATAGCTAGTCAGACAAGAACCCAGCAAGGTTTTAGGGATGAACTCACTTTGATCAGCCAGATGGAATTGACTGCCAGGGCAACCCAAGTCAGGTTAAAGCAATAAGGCAAGTAACCATACGGTACAAAGTCGTTTTGAACCACCAGCGCTACTCCTAAAGCAGCATCTACGCACTCGGAAAAAGCTATTGACAGCGGCGAAGGCTGGGTAGTATCCAACACTTGACCAGGTGCTTCGTATCTCGCAGTAAATAAAAGTCTATACTCGCAAATGTGGAATCGGAAGTATGAATCACAGAGCCTGAATGTGGAGATTTGAGATTGAACAAAATTATAGCGTTCTGTTTAATGATCAGCTTTTCGGTCTACTTGAGGAGCTTGGAGCGCGATATACCATTATCCTCCAGCCAGCGattcctccatcttttccattcGAGCTCTATCCAGCTCAGCATCCGCATGTTGGAAGGATCGCCGTTCATAGCTCCAAGACTATCGGCGTAGAGACGGCACATTCTGCTAAAAGTGACCAAGGGGCCGAGTGAGGATTCTCCAGGAgtaagaagatgggagtgTTCCAGCACCCAGTCGGCAGGATCGTCGACATCTTCTTTGATCATACGCGGAAGTGAGTGATGGATGGCCAGGCTTCGAAGCATTAGCATGGAAAATTAATGGCAAGTGGGGAAAACATACTGATAATCGGCAACAATCAGGTCTAGGTGTCGTCAACAAGTGCGTGTGAACAAAAAAGCATGCTTACTGAACCATGCCCTCTCTCGATTCAGAATTTCTCTAGCCTGTCTTTCAGCTTTTGGCAGCGGCCTAGGGCCTCTTGTGTCCAGTCGCAACTCTTGCGCTAACCGGATAGCATACCCAACTCTTCTAAAACTCGTCTCGTCATCTGGCTTCTTCCAATGTGTGAGAAGGTTTAAAGCCTGTACGATCTCAATCGAACATAATCCAAACTCGACCGCCTGGCCTACAAACCTGTTCGACAGAAGCAGACATGCAGAATAAGCCTTGGGACGCATGATCCGCGCAGTGACGGTGAGAACCGCAGTGAAGAGTAGAGGTGAATGATGTCGGCAGTATGTAGCATTGTGGATGACTGGGTCGAGGATAGCGACAGTCGCGTTCAAATGGCGGAAATAACTGGAATTTGTCAGCATAGCTCAATTTTAGAAGAGTATGGTAGACGGAGAAGGGCGAAAAGCTGGATTAGTaggcaggaaggaagaaaaagcgaGGCGTCCAGCATATCAAAGAAggtgggaagggagggtCAGGAAATGAGAGTTACAAGACACTTACAACTCAAACATTTCGAACGCATCCTGATCTGTTAATAATCCCGCTCTCACTGGATCAGGACAGTCAGGCCTCAATCGCTGTATAAG harbors:
- a CDS encoding hypothetical protein (Match to EST gb|CF191211.1|CF191211; HMMPfam hit to FAA_hydrolase, Fumarylacetoacetate (FAA) hydrolase family, score: 170.7, E(): 3.1e-48), with product MLPCITTLIRPAFSPIHNIRAMSSFSRLVRFVPKSSSTPLIGEPVNADLDIGLAAYESKPVEIEVFSGTSVLNPGEKTGKKEIVERLLSPLAQSEVGTIRCIGLNYVNHAKEVNLPMPDIPTLFMKPSTSLADPFPSPTIIPKAFVASNSADFESEVAFVIGKDAKNVSEEEALDYVLGFTAANDVSSREAQFAQSQWCYSKSFDGACPIGPALVNKNQANKFSDVKIEGSLNGKTVQSSRLDDLIFSVPKIVSFLSQGTTLPAGTIIITGTPAGVGWSSTPRITLKDGDEFRVFVSHGVGTLINKIVEEK